The following proteins come from a genomic window of Triticum aestivum cultivar Chinese Spring chromosome 6A, IWGSC CS RefSeq v2.1, whole genome shotgun sequence:
- the LOC123128340 gene encoding uncharacterized protein isoform X3 — MGMKNIRLGLGNMMTSRSRSDAFIQSHVSDHERRLNDLNYRVRQVNLPQMECINAIKQIKAEASNRDKLEHFTMNSRAEEDVDLRSHEGSGEETESKDEEDDGEHGDETESEDEEGESGQEDEHEQEEEVRQEQEQTHEVVEKTRRGPTHMRRFWKEHDVDNKINLKFNRFGQPCGLKTCKLTNFIGTLVKGKEMSLAAQNWSKVPKLEKEKLWDSVKAFFNIDESYKRWVLRSASKKWKDFKVVLKRKYYKADLSRARNILNGCDNRIPIGQWEWLVKHWRTEKAKEKSERNKATRASQLEGCKGTHTAGSRSFAVVLDQMEMVEGREIGRAELYVVTHTKNNGYPVNQQSGVKMDDIKKRIREDPSLIGEEARDGDLYSSIFPKEKKGRPSGLGLLVGGVASERLAQVEAELHAAKQENMELRHVVHTLVANQTSIMAKSERMQEQYNELKSLIIASRGSVEMGEIPEKELPNKDPSKDLENMNDEEQATSLSYTTKASEAMAAPRHPDKVKATQLESRITESALPSLAPVPKLKKTKTTKHKKPGIFQTPLQKGPKIMQTDRTTVLHSKVSSVCSQVSFNNSENVDPNKTTTGTQVTNHETGCSTSEGAVSNTLKRKKVSKTTRMKKATQAISATTGNNILRNSGRET, encoded by the exons ATGGGCATGAAGAATATTAGACTAGGATTAG GAAATATGATGACTTCGAGATCAAGATCTGATGCATTTATTCAGTCCCATGTGTCTGACCATGAAAGAAGATTGAATGACCTGAATTATAGAGTCAGACAAGTTAATCTACCTCAAATGGAATGCATTAATGCTATCAAACAAATTAAAGCAGAAGCTTCAAACAGGGATAAATTAGAACACTTCACTATG AATTCcagagctgaagaagatgttgacttaAGGAGCCATGAGGGAAGTGGTGAGGAAACTGAATCAaaagatgaagaagatgacggtgaACATGGTGATGAAACTGAATCAGAAGATGAAGAAGGTGAGTCTGGACAAGAAGATGAACatgaacaagaagaggaagttcgACAAGAACAGGAGCAAACACATG AAGTTGTAGAGAAGACAAGAAGAGGACCTACTCACATGAGGCGCTTCTGGAAAGAACATGATGTTGATAACAAGATCAATTTGAAGTTCAACAGATTTGGTCAGCCATGTGGTTTGAAGACATGCAAGCTGACAAATTTTATTGGAACCCTAGTGAAAGGAAAAGAAATGTCCTTAGCTGCTCAAAACTGGAGCAAAGTACCAAAGTTAGAGAAAGAAAAGTTGTGGGATTCTGTCAAG GCCTTTTTCAACATTGATGAGTCATACAAAAGATGGGTGTTGAGATCAGCCAGTAAAAAATGGAAAGACTTCAAGGTTGTTTTAAAGAGGAAATATTACAAAGCTGATTTGTCACGGGCACGGAATATTCTTAATGGTTGTGATAATAGAATCCCAATTGGACAGTGGGAGTGGCTAGTAAAACACTGGAGAACAGAAAAAGCTAAG GAAAAATCTGAGAGAAACAAAGCCACTCGGGCATCGCAACTCGAGGGATGCAAGGGGACCCACACCGCTGGGTCACGAAGTTTTGCAGTTGTCCTTGATCAAATG GAGATGGTAGAGGGTAGAGAAATTGGGCGTGCCGAGCTTTACGTGGTTACGCATACAAAAAACAATGGATATCCAGTCAACCAACAAAGCGGAGTAAAAATG GATGACATTAAAAAAAGGATTCGGGAAGATCCTTCTTTGATTGGTGAGGAGGCCCGTGATGGTGATCTTTATTCATCAATTTtcccaaaagaaaagaaaggaaggccAAGTGGCCTTGGTCTATTAGTAGGTGGAGTCGCTTCGGAGCGCCTTGCTCAAGTTGAAGCTGAACTACATGCTGCTAAACAAGAGAACATGGAGCTTCGGCATGTGGTGCATACTCTGGTGGCAAATCAAACTTCAATAATGGCCAAGAGTGAGAGAATGCAAGAACAGTACAATGAGCTAAAAAGTTTGATCATAGCTTCTAGGGGGTCTGTTGAAATGGGAGAGATTCCAGAAAAGGAGCTTCCAAATAAAGATCCTTCTAAG GACTTGGAAAACATGAATGACGAAGAACAAGCAacttcactttcatatactaccaAGGCATCCGAGGCAATGGCTGCTCCAAGGCATCCAGATAAGGTGAAGGCAACCCAACTGGAATCAAGGATAACAGAATCAGCACTACCAAGTCTTGCGCCTGTGCCAAAATTGAAGAAGACAAAGACAACTAAACATAAGAAGCCAGGAATATTTCAAACACCACTCCAAAAGGGGCCAAAG ATTATGCAAACAGACCGTACTACCGTGCTGCATTCTAAG gtttctagtgtttgtagtcaGGTGTCTTTCAACAATAGCGAGAATGTGGATCCCAACAAAACAACTACTGGAACTCAGGTGACCAACCATGAGACTGGTTGCAGTACTTCAGAAGGTGCAGTGAGTAATACACTGAAGAGAAAGAAGGTTTCTAAAACAACAAGAATGAAAAAAGCTACTCAAGCAATCTCTGCTACAACCGGAAACAACATACTTAGGAATTCGGGCAGGGAAACATGA
- the LOC123128340 gene encoding uncharacterized protein isoform X2, producing the protein MMTSRSRSDAFIQSHVSDHERRLNDLNYRVRQVNLPQMECINAIKQIKAEASNRDKLEHFTMNSRAEEDVDLRSHEGSGEETESKDEEDDGEHGDETESEDEEGESGQEDEHEQEEEVRQEQEQTHEVVEKTRRGPTHMRRFWKEHDVDNKINLKFNRFGQPCGLKTCKLTNFIGTLVKGKEMSLAAQNWSKVPKLEKEKLWDSVKAFFNIDESYKRWVLRSASKKWKDFKVVLKRKYYKADLSRARNILNGCDNRIPIGQWEWLVKHWRTEKAKEKSERNKATRASQLEGCKGTHTAGSRSFAVVLDQMEMVEGREIGRAELYVVTHTKNNGYPVNQQSGVKMDDIKKRIREDPSLIGEEARDGDLYSSIFPKEKKGRPSGLGLLVGGVASERLAQVEAELHAAKQENMELRHVVHTLVANQTSIMAKSERMQEQYNELKSLIIASRGSVEMGEIPEKELPNKDPSKDLENMNDEEQATSLSYTTKASEAMAAPRHPDKVKATQLESRITESALPSLAPVPKLKKTKTTKHKKPGIFQTPLQKGPKDELKDTIKCGMEVSLTSPNSASVVAMGTIQKTDRKAKAIDGQPLADCVEVLVNIVLKETTELPRAQGKINRLGNAQARCIPWPRKNIMQTDRTTVLHSKVSSVCSQVSFNNSENVDPNKTTTGTQVTNHETGCSTSEGAVSNTLKRKKVSKTTRMKKATQAISATTGNNILRNSGRET; encoded by the exons ATGATGACTTCGAGATCAAGATCTGATGCATTTATTCAGTCCCATGTGTCTGACCATGAAAGAAGATTGAATGACCTGAATTATAGAGTCAGACAAGTTAATCTACCTCAAATGGAATGCATTAATGCTATCAAACAAATTAAAGCAGAAGCTTCAAACAGGGATAAATTAGAACACTTCACTATG AATTCcagagctgaagaagatgttgacttaAGGAGCCATGAGGGAAGTGGTGAGGAAACTGAATCAaaagatgaagaagatgacggtgaACATGGTGATGAAACTGAATCAGAAGATGAAGAAGGTGAGTCTGGACAAGAAGATGAACatgaacaagaagaggaagttcgACAAGAACAGGAGCAAACACATG AAGTTGTAGAGAAGACAAGAAGAGGACCTACTCACATGAGGCGCTTCTGGAAAGAACATGATGTTGATAACAAGATCAATTTGAAGTTCAACAGATTTGGTCAGCCATGTGGTTTGAAGACATGCAAGCTGACAAATTTTATTGGAACCCTAGTGAAAGGAAAAGAAATGTCCTTAGCTGCTCAAAACTGGAGCAAAGTACCAAAGTTAGAGAAAGAAAAGTTGTGGGATTCTGTCAAG GCCTTTTTCAACATTGATGAGTCATACAAAAGATGGGTGTTGAGATCAGCCAGTAAAAAATGGAAAGACTTCAAGGTTGTTTTAAAGAGGAAATATTACAAAGCTGATTTGTCACGGGCACGGAATATTCTTAATGGTTGTGATAATAGAATCCCAATTGGACAGTGGGAGTGGCTAGTAAAACACTGGAGAACAGAAAAAGCTAAG GAAAAATCTGAGAGAAACAAAGCCACTCGGGCATCGCAACTCGAGGGATGCAAGGGGACCCACACCGCTGGGTCACGAAGTTTTGCAGTTGTCCTTGATCAAATG GAGATGGTAGAGGGTAGAGAAATTGGGCGTGCCGAGCTTTACGTGGTTACGCATACAAAAAACAATGGATATCCAGTCAACCAACAAAGCGGAGTAAAAATG GATGACATTAAAAAAAGGATTCGGGAAGATCCTTCTTTGATTGGTGAGGAGGCCCGTGATGGTGATCTTTATTCATCAATTTtcccaaaagaaaagaaaggaaggccAAGTGGCCTTGGTCTATTAGTAGGTGGAGTCGCTTCGGAGCGCCTTGCTCAAGTTGAAGCTGAACTACATGCTGCTAAACAAGAGAACATGGAGCTTCGGCATGTGGTGCATACTCTGGTGGCAAATCAAACTTCAATAATGGCCAAGAGTGAGAGAATGCAAGAACAGTACAATGAGCTAAAAAGTTTGATCATAGCTTCTAGGGGGTCTGTTGAAATGGGAGAGATTCCAGAAAAGGAGCTTCCAAATAAAGATCCTTCTAAG GACTTGGAAAACATGAATGACGAAGAACAAGCAacttcactttcatatactaccaAGGCATCCGAGGCAATGGCTGCTCCAAGGCATCCAGATAAGGTGAAGGCAACCCAACTGGAATCAAGGATAACAGAATCAGCACTACCAAGTCTTGCGCCTGTGCCAAAATTGAAGAAGACAAAGACAACTAAACATAAGAAGCCAGGAATATTTCAAACACCACTCCAAAAGGGGCCAAAG GACGAATTAAAAGATACCATAAAGTGTGGCATGGAAGTTAGTTTGACGTCACCAAACAGTGCAAGTGTGGTGGCAATGGGAACCATCCAGAAAACTGATAGAAAAGCTAAAGCTATTGATGGTCAACCACTAGCTGATTGTGTTGAAGTACTTGTCAACATCGTGCTCAAAGAAACAACTGAGCTGCCTCGTGCACAAGGGAAAATAAACAGGCTAGGAAATGCCCAAGCTAGGTGTATTCCATGGCCACGCAAAAAT ATTATGCAAACAGACCGTACTACCGTGCTGCATTCTAAG gtttctagtgtttgtagtcaGGTGTCTTTCAACAATAGCGAGAATGTGGATCCCAACAAAACAACTACTGGAACTCAGGTGACCAACCATGAGACTGGTTGCAGTACTTCAGAAGGTGCAGTGAGTAATACACTGAAGAGAAAGAAGGTTTCTAAAACAACAAGAATGAAAAAAGCTACTCAAGCAATCTCTGCTACAACCGGAAACAACATACTTAGGAATTCGGGCAGGGAAACATGA
- the LOC123128340 gene encoding uncharacterized protein isoform X1 has protein sequence MGMKNIRLGLGNMMTSRSRSDAFIQSHVSDHERRLNDLNYRVRQVNLPQMECINAIKQIKAEASNRDKLEHFTMNSRAEEDVDLRSHEGSGEETESKDEEDDGEHGDETESEDEEGESGQEDEHEQEEEVRQEQEQTHEVVEKTRRGPTHMRRFWKEHDVDNKINLKFNRFGQPCGLKTCKLTNFIGTLVKGKEMSLAAQNWSKVPKLEKEKLWDSVKAFFNIDESYKRWVLRSASKKWKDFKVVLKRKYYKADLSRARNILNGCDNRIPIGQWEWLVKHWRTEKAKEKSERNKATRASQLEGCKGTHTAGSRSFAVVLDQMEMVEGREIGRAELYVVTHTKNNGYPVNQQSGVKMDDIKKRIREDPSLIGEEARDGDLYSSIFPKEKKGRPSGLGLLVGGVASERLAQVEAELHAAKQENMELRHVVHTLVANQTSIMAKSERMQEQYNELKSLIIASRGSVEMGEIPEKELPNKDPSKDLENMNDEEQATSLSYTTKASEAMAAPRHPDKVKATQLESRITESALPSLAPVPKLKKTKTTKHKKPGIFQTPLQKGPKDELKDTIKCGMEVSLTSPNSASVVAMGTIQKTDRKAKAIDGQPLADCVEVLVNIVLKETTELPRAQGKINRLGNAQARCIPWPRKNIMQTDRTTVLHSKVSSVCSQVSFNNSENVDPNKTTTGTQVTNHETGCSTSEGAVSNTLKRKKVSKTTRMKKATQAISATTGNNILRNSGRET, from the exons ATGGGCATGAAGAATATTAGACTAGGATTAG GAAATATGATGACTTCGAGATCAAGATCTGATGCATTTATTCAGTCCCATGTGTCTGACCATGAAAGAAGATTGAATGACCTGAATTATAGAGTCAGACAAGTTAATCTACCTCAAATGGAATGCATTAATGCTATCAAACAAATTAAAGCAGAAGCTTCAAACAGGGATAAATTAGAACACTTCACTATG AATTCcagagctgaagaagatgttgacttaAGGAGCCATGAGGGAAGTGGTGAGGAAACTGAATCAaaagatgaagaagatgacggtgaACATGGTGATGAAACTGAATCAGAAGATGAAGAAGGTGAGTCTGGACAAGAAGATGAACatgaacaagaagaggaagttcgACAAGAACAGGAGCAAACACATG AAGTTGTAGAGAAGACAAGAAGAGGACCTACTCACATGAGGCGCTTCTGGAAAGAACATGATGTTGATAACAAGATCAATTTGAAGTTCAACAGATTTGGTCAGCCATGTGGTTTGAAGACATGCAAGCTGACAAATTTTATTGGAACCCTAGTGAAAGGAAAAGAAATGTCCTTAGCTGCTCAAAACTGGAGCAAAGTACCAAAGTTAGAGAAAGAAAAGTTGTGGGATTCTGTCAAG GCCTTTTTCAACATTGATGAGTCATACAAAAGATGGGTGTTGAGATCAGCCAGTAAAAAATGGAAAGACTTCAAGGTTGTTTTAAAGAGGAAATATTACAAAGCTGATTTGTCACGGGCACGGAATATTCTTAATGGTTGTGATAATAGAATCCCAATTGGACAGTGGGAGTGGCTAGTAAAACACTGGAGAACAGAAAAAGCTAAG GAAAAATCTGAGAGAAACAAAGCCACTCGGGCATCGCAACTCGAGGGATGCAAGGGGACCCACACCGCTGGGTCACGAAGTTTTGCAGTTGTCCTTGATCAAATG GAGATGGTAGAGGGTAGAGAAATTGGGCGTGCCGAGCTTTACGTGGTTACGCATACAAAAAACAATGGATATCCAGTCAACCAACAAAGCGGAGTAAAAATG GATGACATTAAAAAAAGGATTCGGGAAGATCCTTCTTTGATTGGTGAGGAGGCCCGTGATGGTGATCTTTATTCATCAATTTtcccaaaagaaaagaaaggaaggccAAGTGGCCTTGGTCTATTAGTAGGTGGAGTCGCTTCGGAGCGCCTTGCTCAAGTTGAAGCTGAACTACATGCTGCTAAACAAGAGAACATGGAGCTTCGGCATGTGGTGCATACTCTGGTGGCAAATCAAACTTCAATAATGGCCAAGAGTGAGAGAATGCAAGAACAGTACAATGAGCTAAAAAGTTTGATCATAGCTTCTAGGGGGTCTGTTGAAATGGGAGAGATTCCAGAAAAGGAGCTTCCAAATAAAGATCCTTCTAAG GACTTGGAAAACATGAATGACGAAGAACAAGCAacttcactttcatatactaccaAGGCATCCGAGGCAATGGCTGCTCCAAGGCATCCAGATAAGGTGAAGGCAACCCAACTGGAATCAAGGATAACAGAATCAGCACTACCAAGTCTTGCGCCTGTGCCAAAATTGAAGAAGACAAAGACAACTAAACATAAGAAGCCAGGAATATTTCAAACACCACTCCAAAAGGGGCCAAAG GACGAATTAAAAGATACCATAAAGTGTGGCATGGAAGTTAGTTTGACGTCACCAAACAGTGCAAGTGTGGTGGCAATGGGAACCATCCAGAAAACTGATAGAAAAGCTAAAGCTATTGATGGTCAACCACTAGCTGATTGTGTTGAAGTACTTGTCAACATCGTGCTCAAAGAAACAACTGAGCTGCCTCGTGCACAAGGGAAAATAAACAGGCTAGGAAATGCCCAAGCTAGGTGTATTCCATGGCCACGCAAAAAT ATTATGCAAACAGACCGTACTACCGTGCTGCATTCTAAG gtttctagtgtttgtagtcaGGTGTCTTTCAACAATAGCGAGAATGTGGATCCCAACAAAACAACTACTGGAACTCAGGTGACCAACCATGAGACTGGTTGCAGTACTTCAGAAGGTGCAGTGAGTAATACACTGAAGAGAAAGAAGGTTTCTAAAACAACAAGAATGAAAAAAGCTACTCAAGCAATCTCTGCTACAACCGGAAACAACATACTTAGGAATTCGGGCAGGGAAACATGA